In Terriglobia bacterium, one DNA window encodes the following:
- a CDS encoding tetratricopeptide repeat protein, whose amino-acid sequence MVRLRKVLLCCFIVASLAGTSTGYAADKWLSIRSQNFLLVGNASESSIRRVARDLEEFRAGMALLFPSITKQAPPPMTVLVFKDDASFLPYKPLYQGKPANVAGYFQSGQDMNFIALTAGTQTPRVIYHEFLHALTKDLTIKLPVWASEGLAEVYSTFEIESNGKEMLLGRAIGEHLQTLKQSFISINALFAVTRGSPYYNEQTKQGIFYAESWAVMHYLMLANNQQRRPQLVKFLALAGDGNKSIDDSFSEAFETDYASFEQEMRAYVGHFAFPAVLFKLQSKIDFDHDMQTATLSEAQVQYYLGDLMLHTDRTDMAEAQLQRAISLDPNFSPSYASLGFLRVRQGKNDEALEFLGKAVEADSKNYMAHYYYAFTLQSAGSKTTKVPDTTRLALMREHLKKTVELQPDFWPAYDMLGYDAIVSREELPQTEELLKKALTAAPGKRDIRIRLAEVMIANNEPLAGRVILSPLKNITDDDAVQRRAQSLLNQIQTMIDNETAVREYNERRAQAQAQAQTQAEVRAEAQAKAAAAARNSAGNDTPDGPPVIRRNETTPSTEAKDAAPKQAVARPAGKQIQGALLSVDCSQGMTLRVRVGNGNVELHASDPSKINFVSYTSAVSNSFACGQFKTPPPVLIIYKAGTDPRFLGEPIQVEFTGTK is encoded by the coding sequence ATGGTGCGACTGCGCAAGGTCCTGCTGTGTTGCTTCATCGTCGCGAGCCTTGCCGGCACGTCCACCGGCTATGCCGCCGATAAGTGGCTCAGCATCCGATCTCAGAATTTCTTACTGGTCGGCAACGCCAGCGAGTCGTCGATTCGACGCGTCGCCCGGGACCTTGAAGAGTTCAGAGCGGGAATGGCTCTTCTGTTTCCTTCAATAACGAAGCAGGCACCGCCGCCGATGACCGTTCTGGTCTTCAAAGACGACGCTTCTTTCCTTCCCTATAAACCCCTATATCAGGGGAAGCCGGCCAACGTGGCGGGCTACTTTCAGTCCGGACAGGACATGAATTTCATCGCCCTGACTGCCGGCACCCAAACGCCACGGGTGATTTACCACGAATTCCTTCACGCGCTAACCAAGGACCTCACTATAAAACTGCCGGTCTGGGCGAGCGAGGGACTTGCCGAAGTCTATTCGACTTTTGAAATCGAATCGAACGGCAAAGAAATGCTTCTTGGAAGGGCGATCGGCGAACACCTCCAGACGCTGAAGCAGTCCTTCATTTCCATCAATGCATTGTTCGCCGTAACCCGGGGATCTCCGTACTACAACGAGCAAACCAAGCAGGGCATTTTCTATGCAGAATCCTGGGCGGTCATGCATTACCTGATGCTCGCGAATAATCAGCAGCGCCGGCCTCAACTGGTCAAGTTTCTGGCCCTGGCCGGGGACGGGAACAAGTCGATCGACGACAGCTTCAGCGAAGCATTTGAGACGGACTATGCGTCGTTTGAACAAGAAATGCGCGCGTATGTCGGTCATTTCGCATTCCCCGCCGTGTTGTTCAAACTCCAGTCGAAAATCGATTTCGATCATGACATGCAGACAGCGACACTGAGCGAGGCGCAGGTCCAATACTATCTTGGCGATCTGATGCTGCACACCGACCGCACCGATATGGCCGAAGCGCAGCTGCAGAGAGCCATTTCCCTCGACCCGAATTTTTCCCCGAGTTATGCCTCTCTGGGTTTTCTGCGTGTCCGCCAAGGCAAAAACGATGAAGCGCTGGAATTCTTGGGCAAGGCCGTCGAGGCGGACTCAAAGAACTATATGGCGCATTACTACTATGCGTTCACGCTTCAAAGTGCCGGCAGCAAAACCACGAAAGTCCCGGATACAACGCGGCTCGCGCTCATGCGGGAACATCTCAAGAAGACAGTGGAGCTGCAGCCGGACTTCTGGCCCGCCTATGACATGCTCGGCTATGACGCTATTGTTTCCAGGGAAGAGCTGCCGCAGACGGAAGAACTGCTGAAGAAGGCGTTGACGGCAGCACCCGGAAAACGGGATATACGTATCCGGCTCGCGGAGGTGATGATTGCGAATAACGAGCCGCTCGCCGGCCGCGTGATCCTGTCGCCTTTGAAAAATATTACCGACGACGATGCCGTTCAGCGCCGTGCACAGAGCCTGCTGAATCAAATTCAGACAATGATCGACAACGAGACGGCGGTACGGGAATACAACGAACGGCGCGCGCAGGCCCAGGCACAGGCCCAGACACAGGCCGAGGTCCGGGCAGAGGCGCAGGCGAAGGCCGCCGCCGCGGCGCGAAACTCCGCCGGGAATGACACACCGGATGGGCCGCCGGTCATCAGGCGAAATGAGACAACGCCTTCAACCGAAGCGAAGGACGCTGCGCCCAAACAAGCCGTGGCCCGGCCTGCGGGCAAACAGATCCAGGGCGCCCTGTTGTCGGTCGACTGCAGCCAAGGCATGACCTTGCGGGTCCGTGTCGGCAATGGAAACGTCGAACTTCACGCCAGCGATCCGTCGAAGATCAACTTTGTCAGTTACACCTCCGCAGTTTCGAACTCCTTCGCCTGCGGCCAATTCAAAACACCTCCCCCGGTTTTGATCATCTACAAAGCCGGAACCGATCCGCGTTTTCTGGGAGAGCCCATCCAGGTAGAATTCACTGGAACGAAATGA
- a CDS encoding substrate-binding domain-containing protein, with amino-acid sequence MKTRWLGPALLSLTIVMGAAQLRAAQGEPVRVLASNGVKAAVDELSPAAQSSIGHTLALQYGTTVLNKQKIEAGENFDATILTSEAIDALIKEGKLAARSRTDMGRVGIGVGIRAGAKKPDIGTPDGIKQTLLNAKAVTYASDGASRVHIEKMFEALGITDKMKPKLVLVQGSDASLNAVKGGKAEIILTLISEIMPDKGVELVGPLPDKFQSYVSFAAGVNAGAKNPDAANALIKFLSAPKAASTFKAKGIQTGK; translated from the coding sequence ATGAAAACGCGTTGGCTTGGTCCGGCGCTACTTTCGTTGACAATCGTCATGGGCGCGGCGCAACTTCGAGCCGCGCAAGGCGAACCGGTTCGCGTTCTGGCATCCAACGGCGTGAAGGCCGCCGTCGACGAACTCAGCCCTGCCGCACAAAGCTCCATCGGCCATACGCTCGCCCTCCAATATGGGACGACTGTCCTGAATAAGCAGAAGATCGAAGCGGGCGAAAACTTTGACGCCACGATTCTCACCAGCGAGGCGATTGATGCTCTTATAAAGGAAGGTAAACTGGCCGCCCGCAGCCGCACGGATATGGGCCGCGTCGGCATCGGTGTGGGCATCCGCGCCGGAGCAAAAAAGCCGGACATCGGGACACCCGACGGCATCAAACAAACTCTGCTGAACGCAAAAGCGGTCACGTATGCTTCGGATGGCGCAAGCCGGGTACATATCGAAAAGATGTTCGAAGCTCTCGGGATCACCGACAAGATGAAACCGAAGCTGGTTCTGGTGCAGGGCTCCGACGCTTCTCTGAATGCTGTCAAAGGCGGAAAGGCGGAGATCATTCTCACTTTGATCAGTGAAATCATGCCCGACAAAGGCGTCGAATTGGTTGGCCCGCTGCCCGACAAGTTCCAAAGTTACGTGAGCTTCGCGGCAGGAGTAAACGCCGGCGCAAAGAATCCCGATGCCGCGAACGCTCTGATCAAGTTTTTGTCGGCGCCGAAGGCCGCCTCAACGTTCAAGGCAAAAGGCATTCAAACCGGCAAGTAA